A single region of the Saprospiraceae bacterium genome encodes:
- a CDS encoding peptidylprolyl isomerase, with product MNELTKKSCIVLFRKSLVLAICMVMGTFIWAQQDDPVLFSVDGTPVKVSEFTYIYSKTNGKNADFSRKSLDEYLDLYVKFKLKVRKAKEMRLDTIKQLQEELAGYRKQLADSYLLDKTVKKNLAKEVYDRQQEDVDISHILVSLKQDPLPADTLAAFEKALAIKKRLEGGEDFETLAKASSDDKSAQNNGGRIGFVSAMFPRGLYALETAAYNGKKKKILGPIRTDAGYHILRINDKRTALGEIEIAHILIRNNPDKPEVAKHKIDSLYQALAGGSNFETLAGSYSEDSQTAPKQGYIGFVGINRFAPVFEAAMFAIKADGEYSKPIQSNVGWHIIKRISRPGIQPFETERSRLEAAIDKDSRLVLAKNAMLAKIKQESNYRENESVYTGFVESLNDTFLNFKWRPNIANPADVLFVLGKDFNTTLGEFGDYLIRSSRDRLRMARSGDPKAVARVLYEAFVDEQVLKFEESQLDTKNPDFKALMREYEEGILLFEATKMEVWDKASQDTVGLEKFHAGIVGMYKWRERAKTLIYRISDQYKDQMDAIYAFAKDHSVEEVKAEFNKDGKIIVNAEEKFFEKGRNPELNGVAWEVGALSPMLVNERNKVISFNKLLELLPPMNKTLKEARGYIVADYQDHLEKEWIKQLKTEYPVDINTKVYESLIKE from the coding sequence ATGAATGAATTGACTAAAAAATCTTGTATAGTGCTGTTTAGAAAAAGTTTGGTCCTGGCCATTTGTATGGTTATGGGCACATTTATTTGGGCACAGCAGGATGATCCCGTCCTTTTCTCTGTAGACGGAACCCCAGTTAAGGTGTCTGAATTCACCTACATTTATAGTAAAACAAACGGTAAAAACGCTGATTTTTCCAGGAAATCATTGGATGAATACCTTGACCTGTATGTCAAGTTTAAACTAAAGGTACGCAAGGCCAAAGAGATGCGCCTGGATACCATTAAGCAGCTGCAAGAGGAGTTAGCGGGTTATCGCAAACAATTGGCAGATTCCTATCTATTGGATAAAACCGTCAAAAAAAATTTGGCAAAAGAAGTGTACGACCGTCAACAGGAAGATGTTGATATCAGCCATATCTTGGTTAGCCTCAAACAAGACCCATTACCGGCGGATACCCTGGCTGCCTTTGAGAAGGCATTAGCGATCAAAAAGCGTTTGGAGGGCGGAGAGGACTTTGAAACCTTAGCCAAAGCATCTTCTGATGACAAATCAGCTCAAAATAATGGTGGCCGAATTGGCTTTGTATCCGCGATGTTTCCACGAGGGCTATATGCCTTAGAAACTGCCGCTTATAATGGCAAAAAGAAAAAAATATTAGGGCCCATTCGGACCGATGCTGGCTACCATATCTTACGTATTAATGATAAGCGCACAGCGCTGGGTGAGATTGAAATTGCGCATATTTTGATCCGCAATAACCCTGATAAGCCTGAGGTGGCCAAACATAAGATTGACAGCCTTTATCAGGCCCTCGCTGGCGGTTCAAACTTTGAAACCTTGGCTGGCTCCTATTCAGAAGATAGCCAAACGGCTCCAAAACAAGGCTATATAGGCTTTGTTGGGATCAATCGTTTTGCCCCTGTTTTTGAAGCAGCTATGTTTGCCATCAAAGCGGATGGGGAATATTCGAAGCCAATACAAAGTAATGTTGGCTGGCACATCATCAAACGGATAAGTCGCCCTGGCATACAACCTTTTGAGACGGAACGGAGTCGTTTAGAGGCAGCTATAGATAAAGACAGTCGATTGGTACTGGCTAAGAATGCCATGCTGGCAAAAATTAAGCAAGAAAGTAATTATCGGGAAAACGAGTCTGTTTACACCGGCTTTGTAGAAAGTTTGAATGACACTTTTTTAAACTTTAAGTGGCGACCCAATATTGCAAATCCTGCTGATGTGCTTTTTGTGTTAGGAAAGGATTTCAACACAACACTGGGCGAATTTGGCGATTATCTTATTCGTTCGTCTCGAGACCGGTTGCGAATGGCTCGTTCTGGCGATCCCAAAGCGGTAGCGCGCGTGTTGTATGAAGCTTTTGTTGATGAACAAGTCCTGAAATTTGAAGAATCGCAGTTGGATACCAAAAATCCTGATTTTAAAGCCCTGATGCGCGAATACGAAGAAGGTATTTTATTGTTTGAAGCTACTAAAATGGAAGTTTGGGATAAGGCTTCTCAAGACACGGTAGGCCTCGAAAAATTTCATGCGGGGATTGTTGGAATGTATAAATGGAGAGAGCGTGCCAAAACCCTTATTTATCGCATTAGCGATCAATATAAGGATCAAATGGACGCCATTTATGCTTTTGCCAAGGACCATTCGGTGGAGGAAGTTAAAGCCGAATTCAACAAGGATGGGAAGATTATTGTGAATGCAGAAGAAAAGTTTTTTGAAAAAGGCCGAAACCCTGAGTTAAATGGAGTGGCTTGGGAAGTCGGGGCATTAAGTCCAATGCTGGTTAATGAACGAAACAAGGTGATTAGTTTTAACAAGTTGTTGGAGCTTTTACCACCTATGAATAAAACATTGAAAGAAGCCCGAGGTTATATTGTCGCGGATTACCAAGACCATCTTGAAAAGGAATGGATTAAACAATTGAAAACGGAATACCCTGTGGACATTAACACCAAGGTGTATGAAAGCTTGATTAAGGAATAA
- a CDS encoding peptidylprolyl isomerase, with amino-acid sequence MMIRKIGTSLFMVCLVVVSVFSQKQIIDKVTATVGGELVLLSEVEEQFSLMEAQSGVLPEDARCNIMDQVLISKLLLNQAKLDSIEVSEEEVEEQLNARIERILSYMNGDVTQFEAYYGQTITAVKEQFREDLQNQLLVDRMRSKIMADVTVTPSEVKTFFHQIPQDSLPYFNAEVEVGEIVYKPKINSVERNRSINQLDSIRQLVLDGKATFEEMAQKFSDDGSARIGGDLGWAKRGKYVPDFEAAAYKLEKDEISPVVESQFGFHIIQLLDRRGNSIHVRHILVKPEITEADLEKAEMHLDSIRNLIANDSISFSLAVKYFSDKEQQSYNNDGRMVNPATGNNFFEIGDLDPDIYFAIDTLKLMQVSKPLAFTDPIGEPYFRLVQVQSRTIPHKANLQQDYSKIRKAAIQSKQNEFISKWVENTVGATYIQIDAMYNGCPTLAKWEQDRVNNTKAKSKAKP; translated from the coding sequence ATGATGATTAGAAAAATAGGCACAAGCCTTTTTATGGTATGTTTGGTGGTCGTTTCTGTCTTTTCCCAAAAGCAGATTATTGATAAAGTAACGGCAACGGTAGGGGGAGAATTGGTGCTCCTTTCAGAAGTGGAAGAGCAATTTTCCCTGATGGAGGCCCAAAGTGGTGTCCTTCCAGAAGATGCGCGTTGCAATATCATGGACCAGGTGCTTATTTCAAAATTATTGCTAAACCAGGCTAAGCTGGATAGTATAGAAGTGTCAGAGGAAGAAGTGGAAGAACAGCTAAATGCCAGGATTGAGCGGATTTTGAGTTATATGAATGGCGACGTTACCCAGTTTGAAGCTTATTATGGTCAAACCATCACAGCAGTGAAAGAACAATTTCGCGAAGACCTGCAAAACCAATTGTTGGTAGATAGAATGCGTAGCAAAATCATGGCTGATGTCACGGTGACACCCTCCGAGGTAAAAACATTTTTCCACCAGATACCGCAAGATAGCTTGCCTTATTTTAATGCAGAAGTAGAGGTTGGAGAAATTGTCTACAAACCCAAGATCAATTCAGTTGAAAGGAACCGATCCATCAACCAACTCGATTCGATTCGGCAATTGGTTTTAGATGGGAAAGCGACTTTTGAGGAAATGGCTCAAAAATTCTCGGATGATGGCTCTGCCAGGATCGGAGGAGACCTGGGCTGGGCTAAGCGCGGAAAATATGTGCCAGATTTTGAGGCAGCGGCCTATAAACTAGAAAAAGACGAAATATCTCCAGTTGTCGAAAGCCAGTTTGGGTTTCACATCATTCAGTTGCTGGACCGTCGGGGCAATTCCATACACGTTCGCCACATTTTAGTCAAACCAGAAATCACTGAAGCTGACCTGGAAAAAGCTGAAATGCACCTCGATTCTATTAGGAATTTGATTGCAAATGATTCTATTTCTTTTTCATTGGCGGTTAAATATTTCTCTGATAAAGAACAGCAGAGTTATAATAATGACGGCCGCATGGTCAATCCCGCTACAGGTAATAACTTTTTTGAAATTGGTGATTTAGATCCTGATATTTACTTTGCTATTGATACCCTGAAGCTCATGCAGGTATCTAAGCCGCTTGCCTTTACCGACCCTATTGGAGAGCCCTATTTCAGATTAGTGCAGGTACAATCGCGGACAATCCCTCACAAGGCCAACCTCCAACAGGATTATTCCAAAATCCGAAAGGCAGCGATTCAGTCCAAGCAGAATGAATTTATTTCTAAATGGGTAGAAAACACGGTTGGTGCAACGTATATCCAAATTGATGCGATGTATAATGGATGTCCTACACTTGCCAAGTGGGAACAGGACAGGGTTAATAATACTAAAGCCAAGTCTAAAGCTAAGCCTTAG
- a CDS encoding peptide MFS transporter, with product MNQPFLGSPINQKTILSHPVGLFVLFFTEMWERFSYYGMRAILVLFLISSLSNGGFEWTNAEASILYAWYTGLVYLSPLIGGYIADNYLGNRNAVVLGALLMTIGHASMAFESEIGLYTGIAFLIAGNGFFKPNMTPIVGQMYPDGHPLKDSAYTIFYMGVNSGAFVGILICGWLGESEAFGWSYGFGIAGIFMFLGMLQFYFGQKIFGDIGTKPTADDKKLSAAEKFNEVSVPFTTKDRNGLILMTALLVGTIVAWLNLEIEPIGVKFLIVIPFLLVTIYYIISRLRKYPEVERDRLTVISVLSFFVIFFWLSFEQAGSSMTIFAEHFTQRSLNSETAINTFRYVSLALTFIPMLILTSILVSLGTKIIKEYPLTILFSAISFAIIWYLVVLINQGNFSDQTNEVPASWFGSLNAFFIISCAPLISWLWVWLNKRNMNPPGPIKFALGLFLLGLGFVALVIGASPIPTGAAEGAIRVSMIWLILAYFFHTMGELFISPVGLAFVNKLSPKRLMALMFGVWHLANFVANFTGGIISSYIDDIKNTSSLSGFFSIFVVIAFLAGFILILLNKPLKRMMHGVS from the coding sequence ATGAATCAGCCGTTTCTTGGGTCACCCATCAATCAAAAGACCATTTTAAGCCACCCTGTGGGTTTATTCGTACTGTTCTTTACAGAAATGTGGGAACGATTTAGTTACTACGGGATGCGAGCCATTTTGGTGCTGTTCCTGATTAGCAGCTTGAGCAATGGTGGCTTTGAATGGACAAACGCCGAGGCTTCTATTTTGTATGCCTGGTATACCGGGCTGGTTTACTTATCACCCTTGATAGGCGGGTATATTGCCGATAATTACCTAGGCAATCGGAATGCAGTGGTTTTGGGTGCTTTATTGATGACCATTGGGCATGCGTCCATGGCTTTCGAGAGTGAAATAGGCTTGTATACCGGAATCGCCTTTCTAATTGCCGGAAATGGGTTTTTCAAACCCAATATGACCCCTATCGTAGGGCAAATGTACCCTGATGGCCACCCCCTCAAAGATTCAGCTTATACGATCTTTTACATGGGTGTCAATTCGGGTGCCTTTGTCGGGATCCTGATCTGCGGATGGCTTGGTGAAAGCGAAGCCTTTGGCTGGAGTTATGGTTTTGGCATAGCGGGGATCTTTATGTTTTTGGGTATGTTGCAATTCTACTTCGGACAAAAAATATTTGGAGATATTGGCACAAAGCCTACCGCTGATGACAAAAAGCTAAGTGCTGCCGAAAAATTCAACGAGGTATCCGTTCCCTTTACGACCAAAGATCGCAATGGGCTGATTTTGATGACAGCCCTGCTGGTAGGGACTATTGTTGCCTGGCTGAACCTGGAAATAGAGCCGATTGGGGTGAAGTTTTTGATTGTTATTCCATTTTTATTGGTAACGATCTACTATATCATTAGTCGACTAAGGAAATATCCCGAAGTAGAAAGAGATCGGCTGACCGTTATCTCTGTGCTATCCTTTTTTGTTATCTTTTTCTGGCTTTCCTTCGAACAAGCGGGAAGCTCCATGACCATTTTTGCCGAACATTTCACCCAACGGAGCTTAAACTCCGAAACGGCTATTAACACCTTTCGCTATGTTAGTTTAGCCCTTACCTTTATTCCCATGCTGATCTTAACCTCAATCTTGGTCAGTCTTGGCACAAAAATCATTAAGGAGTATCCCTTGACCATCTTGTTTTCTGCTATAAGCTTTGCTATTATATGGTACCTGGTCGTTCTCATCAACCAAGGCAATTTTTCTGATCAAACCAACGAAGTACCTGCTTCCTGGTTTGGGTCCCTGAATGCCTTTTTCATCATTTCTTGTGCCCCACTCATTTCGTGGTTATGGGTGTGGCTGAATAAGCGAAATATGAATCCTCCGGGCCCTATTAAATTTGCACTGGGACTTTTCCTGCTCGGACTTGGCTTTGTGGCTTTAGTGATCGGCGCATCGCCTATTCCTACCGGGGCCGCAGAAGGAGCGATCAGGGTCAGTATGATCTGGTTGATCTTGGCCTATTTTTTCCATACTATGGGAGAACTATTCATCTCCCCCGTAGGCTTGGCTTTCGTTAATAAACTATCTCCCAAACGATTGATGGCACTAATGTTTGGCGTATGGCACCTGGCCAACTTCGTGGCTAATTTTACGGGAGGAATCATTAGTAGCTATATTGATGACATTAAAAATACTAGCTCATTGTCTGGTTTTTTCTCCATTTTCGTTGTCATTGCTTTTTTAGCTGGATTTATCTTAATCCTGTTAAACAAACCGCTAAAGCGTATGATGCATGGTGTATCGTAG
- a CDS encoding peptide MFS transporter, whose translation MSESSTNKTGFFGHPAGLSTLFFTEMWERFSYYGMRAILILFMTTDVAQEGLGLTSETAGAVYGMYTAGVYLLTLPGGWLADNIFGQRKAIYYGGILIMIGHLILAIPGSPPIFFAGLAFVAMGTGLLKPNISTIVGDLYPGKGAHRDAGFSLFYMGINLGSLLGQTIVAYLGEKINWHLGFGMAAIGMFAGLVQYRLTADRTLGNIGVQPKAKLKREEEGSTGESNSMLGIVFAALLIGLILVLQFTGVIDLTTAKGIAQAVGVIIVSVTLVYFAFILIAGGLNTDEKKRVVVIFFLFIGAALFWSGFEQAGSTLNLFAANNTNLNFLGWEMPAGWLQNVNPLFIIIFAPVIGALWIKLSARQMNPSTPLKFGLGLIMMGLGFLVMFYAAKIVADGTKANMLWLVLTYFLHSIGELTLSPVGLSATTKLAPRQYMGQMMGIWFVGASLGNLIAGLFSGEFDQNNVSAFPDLFMSVVMLGLGAGIIFIITSPLLKKWMGDVQ comes from the coding sequence ATGTCAGAATCTTCGACGAACAAAACAGGTTTTTTCGGCCATCCTGCCGGCCTGTCTACCCTTTTTTTTACTGAAATGTGGGAGCGTTTTAGTTATTATGGGATGCGGGCTATCCTCATCTTATTTATGACAACGGATGTAGCGCAGGAAGGTTTAGGGCTTACTTCGGAGACTGCAGGAGCCGTATATGGAATGTATACCGCAGGCGTTTATCTCTTGACCTTACCTGGCGGTTGGCTGGCGGATAACATTTTTGGTCAACGAAAGGCTATTTATTATGGTGGTATTCTCATCATGATAGGTCATTTAATCCTTGCTATTCCAGGATCTCCGCCTATTTTCTTTGCAGGACTAGCATTTGTAGCCATGGGTACCGGCTTGCTAAAGCCCAATATCAGTACCATCGTTGGCGATTTATATCCAGGAAAAGGCGCACATCGGGATGCTGGATTTTCTCTTTTTTACATGGGCATCAATCTTGGTTCTTTGCTAGGCCAAACAATCGTAGCCTATCTGGGTGAAAAGATCAATTGGCATCTTGGATTTGGGATGGCAGCCATAGGAATGTTTGCTGGTTTAGTTCAATATCGGTTGACTGCCGACAGGACCCTGGGCAATATCGGTGTGCAGCCCAAAGCCAAGCTTAAAAGAGAAGAAGAAGGTAGCACAGGTGAAAGCAATAGCATGTTAGGTATCGTATTCGCTGCCCTGTTAATCGGGTTGATCTTGGTTTTGCAATTCACGGGGGTAATCGACCTGACCACCGCAAAGGGTATTGCCCAAGCAGTTGGTGTGATTATTGTGTCGGTGACCTTAGTCTATTTTGCCTTCATTTTGATTGCCGGTGGTTTGAATACAGACGAGAAAAAAAGAGTAGTCGTCATCTTTTTCTTATTTATCGGCGCCGCTTTATTTTGGTCGGGTTTTGAACAAGCGGGGTCAACCTTAAATCTTTTTGCAGCTAACAATACCAATTTGAACTTTCTAGGCTGGGAAATGCCAGCCGGGTGGTTACAAAATGTCAATCCTTTATTTATCATCATTTTTGCACCGGTCATTGGTGCATTGTGGATTAAGCTGTCTGCCAGGCAAATGAACCCTAGTACACCACTCAAATTTGGGCTTGGATTAATCATGATGGGCTTGGGTTTTTTAGTCATGTTTTATGCGGCCAAGATAGTAGCAGACGGTACAAAAGCTAATATGTTGTGGTTAGTACTGACCTATTTTTTACATTCTATCGGTGAATTAACCCTTAGCCCAGTAGGCTTAAGTGCCACCACCAAGCTAGCTCCGCGCCAGTATATGGGACAAATGATGGGGATTTGGTTTGTAGGGGCTTCTTTGGGTAACCTGATTGCCGGACTTTTTTCTGGCGAGTTTGACCAGAACAATGTCAGTGCTTTTCCCGACCTATTCATGTCTGTCGTAATGTTAGGTTTAGGTGCGGGAATCATCTTTATCATCACCAGTCCATTATTGAAAAAGTGGATGGGAGATGTGCAGTAA
- a CDS encoding Rpn family recombination-promoting nuclease/putative transposase, whose protein sequence is MSKKRLSHDAFFKKAFMDIDVARDFIRNFLPENLVSTLNLVDLKLSNQSFVTPQLKQYFSDLVYKCTTTDEEPIELALLFEHKYNAPAYPHLQLLRYLLEYWEVQIKQKEALTPIIPIVVYQGKHKWQQKPFYSYFKSTSPLLHAYIPNFEYLLTDINQMEDGDILALKAELLSNILLLMKHIQTFPPQYYTRIFIGIENQIHDRAKRNLFEGMIVYFLQNVELSRTMLGMRFK, encoded by the coding sequence ATGTCTAAAAAACGCCTCTCACACGATGCTTTTTTCAAAAAAGCTTTCATGGATATTGATGTAGCCAGGGATTTCATCAGGAATTTTCTTCCTGAGAACCTTGTATCTACCTTGAATTTAGTGGATTTGAAATTGTCCAATCAATCCTTTGTTACTCCTCAGCTTAAGCAATACTTCTCTGACCTGGTCTATAAGTGTACAACTACAGATGAGGAACCTATAGAATTGGCCTTGCTATTTGAGCATAAATACAATGCCCCTGCTTATCCTCATTTGCAATTGTTACGCTATTTATTGGAGTACTGGGAGGTTCAAATCAAGCAAAAGGAGGCATTAACACCAATTATACCTATCGTTGTCTATCAAGGCAAACACAAATGGCAGCAAAAACCTTTTTATAGCTATTTTAAGTCTACTAGCCCTTTATTGCATGCTTATATCCCTAATTTCGAGTATCTACTAACGGACATCAATCAAATGGAGGATGGAGACATTTTGGCCTTAAAAGCGGAATTGCTGAGTAATATTTTACTATTGATGAAGCATATTCAAACCTTCCCACCTCAATACTATACCCGAATTTTTATAGGCATCGAAAACCAGATCCATGATCGTGCAAAAAGAAACTTATTCGAGGGGATGATTGTTTATTTTCTACAAAATGTCGAACTTAGTAGGACTATGTTAGGAATGAGGTTTAAATAA
- a CDS encoding DUF4230 domain-containing protein, producing the protein MHKSQINTILTKKILTLIGLLAAFGLGIWLSSWFYQAKKEEVSRSQTTILLDKVKDVLKLVTVEANFNELYNETKTRPVTLYLPLPSTFEFSKKAILEVQGKVLVGYDLEKVNIAVDSVHRILTLSNLPDPEILSIDHQVQYRNLEESFFNSFSAEDYTSLNHNAKEMLRQKVEDSDLMEKARLQGNQMLDVIRFMAESLGWTVKVASPFIEVPPTLEN; encoded by the coding sequence GTGCACAAATCCCAGATTAATACCATTTTGACAAAAAAAATATTAACATTGATAGGCCTATTGGCCGCTTTTGGACTCGGCATATGGCTCAGCAGCTGGTTTTACCAAGCCAAAAAAGAGGAGGTCAGCCGGTCACAAACCACCATCCTATTAGATAAGGTGAAGGACGTGCTTAAGCTGGTGACCGTTGAAGCCAACTTCAATGAACTTTACAATGAGACCAAGACACGTCCCGTCACCCTCTATTTGCCATTACCCAGCACCTTTGAATTTTCAAAAAAAGCCATTTTGGAAGTTCAAGGAAAAGTCTTGGTTGGTTATGACCTTGAAAAAGTAAACATTGCCGTCGATAGTGTCCATCGCATCCTCACCCTGAGCAACCTCCCCGATCCAGAAATCCTCTCCATCGATCACCAAGTCCAATACCGCAACCTGGAAGAAAGCTTCTTCAATAGTTTTTCTGCTGAAGATTATACAAGCCTGAATCACAATGCCAAAGAAATGTTGCGACAAAAGGTGGAAGACAGTGACCTCATGGAAAAGGCTCGGCTACAAGGCAACCAAATGCTCGACGTTATCCGTTTCATGGCCGAATCTTTGGGTTGGACCGTAAAAGTAGCGTCGCCTTTTATAGAAGTGCCTCCTACCCTAGAGAATTAA